The following coding sequences are from one Haliotis asinina isolate JCU_RB_2024 chromosome 3, JCU_Hal_asi_v2, whole genome shotgun sequence window:
- the LOC137278461 gene encoding HCLS1-associated protein X-1-like: MDPRDLFRGIFGFNRHRFDGSERNRNDRFFYDDDEEFGDYDDGSDTDHMFHHFHDEMQKQMDSLHQQMEEMFKQFGAVDFPSVVPGEPSVPAVTEKPRDKMLKPDQSERSPVSSSPEGQPRQDVPSLFGRFFSIPRFGQIQQEEKVDRDLDSEVESKDLSQILKPTHPERREMFPHSPGKFSHHGSVSITTIRGADGKLEQRKTVIDSDGNEETTVTRQLGDKSHTTRTKKDEFGVVEENQTMKNMDEDDLKSFDTQWQKKGRQPTDPRDSMIIPKSDYNETRSIFRNLFGFDWSGKEK, encoded by the exons ATGGACCCAAGAGATCTCTTTCGAGGAATATTTGGATTTAACAGACATCGATTTGATGGGTCAGAGCGCAAcagaaatgacag ATTCTTTTATGACGatgatgaagagtttggtgACTATGACGATGGAAGTGACACTGACCACATGTTCCATCACTTCCATGACGAAATGCAGAAGCAGATGGACAGCCTACATCAGCAGATGGAGGAAATGTTCAAACAGTTTGGAGCTGTCGACTTTCCTTCAG TGGTGCCAGGTGAGCCCAGTGTCCCAGCTGTGACAGAGAAACCACGAGATAAGATGCTGAAGCCTGACCAGTCAGAGAGGAGTCCTGTTAGTTCATCTCCTGAAGGCCAACCGAGGCAGGATGTCCCATCTCTG tttggGAGATTTTTCTCAATCCCCCGATTTGGTCAAATACAACAAGAGGAAAAAGTGGACAGAG ATCTGGACAGTGAGGTAGAAAGCAAGGACCTGTCCCAAATCCTAAAACCCACACACCCTGAAAGAAGAGAGATGTTTCCCCACAGCCCTGGAAAGTTCTCCCACCATGGCAGTGTTTCCATAACAACCATAAGAGGAGCTGATGGG AAACTTGAACAAAGGAAGACAGTGATAGACTCAGATGGGAATGAAGAAACAACTGTCACTCGACAACTTGGGGACAAGTCTCACACGACCCGGACCAAGAAGGATGAATTTGGTGTCGTTGAAGAGAACCAGACAATGAAAAATATGGATGAAG ATGATCTGAAATCGTTTGATACACAGTGGCAGaagaaagggagacaacccaCAGATCCAAGGGATTCCATGATCATTCCGAAGAGTGACTACAATGAAACTAGATCTATTTTCAGGAACCTGTTTGGATTTGATTGGAGTGGAAAAGAAAAATGA
- the LOC137278460 gene encoding serum response factor-binding protein 1-like, translating into MSTDKLRSLDVAETASIDLMALNNNIVTMRKRVKQAKVRVIQKLVRSIDSLKKKKGTPAMLEKNKRKAERLVEEIHVIKHLKADKISKFAIGNTVSFVELCKQDNSSIQSRALTRVSENEVIQKEVVRFRDSHPDWKSLSAFLLMKQSGRRYKKKKNKSTTDKVDTNIKAREAMMEAYLDYRLEKKKVDTEKVKNSEQVRKGKQKKNLVKKEAERDVTSVNMTSSDGDSEEEIDSEGTDSEEADREDVDRTEVTPKSNVKNEMSLCFSGVEKEPMKTWDDSDSRDSDEAEERMTQEQSPKKSSLQHGSLDRKNQGKEASEKDGNKKTGGLKLEILQQMFSSKGADSESESDSGQSSGDDEVKEDVKKSAKNVKLKSKITKEMFPEDSDLSGDDSDLEEDMTEEELNESDTLSDLNQQKNEDKKKKLATKASKHAKQKGKNKIMVVKKINLEDLENDEDLKEKSFPEDVPGILLSPEVKKTRDAFFAGSDDESDGEDVEQDEASSQDNSSEDEDEGPSAFKTTFIGTLAHKKQLKRGGWSDRGQGRGRGSGVRGHNVRGRGEFHGGRGDFRRGRGDFRREGGDFQGGRGDFRGRVSNYRGGRGNYRGGYSGKDRSDFQRDKFQRFEGGGRGSGSSFRGQRSNQAKDRHNFDNQSSRGRGDNSYTSTDFRKSSGKQEAKKQLSGDQPSLHPSWEASKRKKEQSGIQAFKGKKIKFDD; encoded by the exons ATGTCCACCGACAAACTAAGAAGTCTAGATGTGGCCGAAACGGCCTCAATAGACTTGATGGCTCTGAACAACAAT ATTGTAACAATGAGGAAACGTGTGAAACAAGCAAAGGTGCGAGTCATCCAAAAACTAGTCCGCAGTATCGATTCTCTCAAGAAGAAAAA GGGTACTCCTGCGATGTTGGAGAAGAACAAGAGGAAAGCTGAGCGTCTGGTGGAGGAGATCCATGTCATTAAG CACCTGAAAGCTGACAAGATTTCCAAGTTTGCAATTGGCAACACTGTATCTTTTGTGGAACTGTGCAAG CAGGACAATTCATCCATCCAGTCTCGAGCTCTGACACGTGTTTCAGAGAATGAAGTCATACAGAAAGAGGTGGTGAGGTTCAGGGACTCCCACCCTGACTGGAAATCTCTCTCTGCCTTTCTCCTGATGAAGCAGAGTGGCAGACGctacaagaagaagaagaataaaTCCACAACCGACAAAGTAGACACAAACATCAAAGCCAGGGAGGCCATGATGGAGGCTTATCTAGATTACAGACTTGAGAAGAAGAAAGTGGACACTGAGAAAGTTAAAAATTCTGAGCAGGTAAGGAAAGGCAAACAGAAAAAGAATCTTGTGAAAAAAGAGGCTGAAAGAGATGTGACTTCTGTGAACATGACATCATCAGATGGTGATAGTGAAGAAGAAATTGATAGTGAAGGAACTGATAGTGAGGAAGCTGACAGAGAAGACGTTGACAGGACTGAGGTGACCCCAAAAAGcaatgtgaaaaatgaaatgagTTTGTGTTTTAGTGGTGTGGAGAAGGAACCGATGAAAACGTGGGATGATAGTGATAGTAGGGATAGTGATGAAGCTGAGGAGAGGATGACTCAGGAACAGTCTCCCAAGAAGTCCTCCTTGCAACATGGTTCTTTAGACAGGAAGAACCAGGGGAAGGAAGCAAGTGAGAAGGATGGGAACAAGAAGACAGGAGGTCTAAAGCTTGAGATACTGCAGCAGATGTTTTCATCAAAGGGTGCAGACAGTGAGTCAGAGTCAGACTCTGGACAGTCATCTGGTGATGATGAAGTTAAAGAGGATGTTAAGAAATCTGCAAAGAATGTGAAATTAAAGTCTAAAATCACAAAAGAAATGTTTCCTGAAGACTCTGATTTAAGTGGTGATGATTCGGACTTGGAGGAAGATATGACAGAGGAAGAGCTGAATGAATCTGATACTCTCTCTGATTTAAATCAACAGAAAAATGAAGACAAGAAGAAAAAATTAGCAACAAAAGCATCTAAACATGCCAAACAGAAaggaaaaaataaaattatggTTGTTAAAAAAATTAATCTGGAAGATTTAGAAAATGATGAGGACTTGAAAGAGAAAAGCTTTCCTGAAGATGTTCCAGGGATTCTTTTGTCTCCTGAAGTAAAGAAAACCCGAGATGCTTTCTTTGCTGGCAGTGATGATGAATCTGATGGTGAGGATGTGGAACAGGATGAAGCATCTTCTCAGGACAACAGtagtgaagatgaagatgaaggacCAAGTGCTTTCAAAACTACATTTATTGGTACATTGGCTCATAAGAAACAGTTGAAAAGGGGTGGTTGGTCAGACAGAGGTCAAGGTCGTGGACGTGGGTCTGGGGTCAGGGGACATAATGTTAGAGGACGTGGTGAATTTCATGGAGGACGTGGTGATTTTCGAAGAGGACGTGGTGATTTTCGAAGAGAAGGTGGTGATTTCCAAGGTGGACGTGGTGATTTTCGAGGTAGAGTCAGTAATTACAGAGGAGGACGTGGTAATTACCGAGGAGGATATAGTGGTAAAGACAGATCAGACTTTCAGAGAGACAAATTCCAAAGATTCGAGGGTGGAGGTAGGGGATCAGGGTCAAGTTTCAGAGGACAGAGATCAAATCAAGCAAAAGACAGACACAACTTTGATAATCAGAG CTCTAGaggtaggggagataactcatacACTAGCACTGACTTTAGGAAGTCATCAGGAAAACAAGAAG CCAAGAAGCAGCTCTCAGGTGATCAACCCTCCCTCCACCCATCCTGGGAGGCCAGCAAGAGGAAGAAGGAACAGAGTGGTATACAGGCATTCAAAGGAAAAAAAATCAAGTTTGATGACTGA